A window of the Candidatus Paraluminiphilus aquimaris genome harbors these coding sequences:
- the gcvH gene encoding glycine cleavage system protein GcvH, which translates to MSQNPPELYYAKTHEWVRREEDGTVTVGITEHAQDALGDVVYVETPEVGDSIAAGDQAGVVESVKAASDIYAPLTGEVVATNEGLEDAPETVNSDAFNDGWFFKLQPQDISELDALMSAEEYEQLCDEED; encoded by the coding sequence ATGAGCCAGAATCCACCTGAACTTTATTACGCAAAGACCCACGAGTGGGTTCGTCGTGAAGAAGACGGAACGGTAACCGTTGGTATTACCGAGCACGCTCAAGACGCGCTGGGTGATGTCGTGTATGTCGAAACGCCAGAGGTAGGTGACTCGATAGCGGCTGGTGATCAGGCTGGCGTGGTTGAGTCAGTAAAAGCCGCGTCGGATATCTATGCGCCTTTGACCGGTGAGGTTGTTGCGACAAACGAAGGGCTCGAGGATGCACCCGAGACAGTCAATTCAGACGCGTTCAATGACGGTTGGTTCTTTAAGCTACAACCCCAAGATATCAGTGAGCTCGATGCATTGATGTCTGCCGAAGAGTATGAGCAGCTTTGCGATGAAGAAGATTAG
- a CDS encoding HAD family hydrolase, protein MGLALFDLDNTLIAGDSDHLWGDFLVSQGRVDAIEHKALNAHFYDQYKNGELNIDEYLTFALGPMTGMTKETLAPLQRQFVRDHIEPILLDAAFALLEQHRALGDTLVIITATNTLVTQPIADRLGVEHLIGCEAEIIEGYYTGKPTGVPSFAKGKVARMQTWCEENKKSMENAVFYSDSHNDLPLLRAVDRAVAVDPDDRLREEAVRKGWDVISLRG, encoded by the coding sequence ATGGGGCTTGCGCTCTTCGATCTCGACAACACACTCATCGCTGGCGACTCGGACCATCTGTGGGGTGACTTTTTAGTCAGCCAAGGGCGCGTTGATGCCATCGAGCATAAAGCGCTGAATGCGCATTTTTATGATCAGTATAAAAATGGTGAGCTCAATATCGACGAGTATCTAACCTTCGCTTTGGGCCCAATGACCGGGATGACAAAAGAGACGCTCGCACCCCTTCAGCGACAATTCGTCCGGGATCATATCGAGCCTATTTTACTGGACGCTGCGTTTGCGCTTTTAGAGCAGCATCGAGCGCTCGGCGATACGCTCGTCATCATTACGGCGACTAACACCCTCGTCACTCAGCCCATTGCAGACCGCCTGGGTGTGGAGCATTTAATAGGCTGTGAAGCCGAGATCATAGAGGGGTATTACACGGGGAAGCCTACGGGCGTGCCGTCGTTTGCAAAAGGCAAAGTGGCGCGCATGCAAACGTGGTGTGAAGAAAACAAAAAGTCTATGGAAAATGCGGTCTTTTACAGCGACTCTCACAACGACCTTCCGCTCCTTAGGGCCGTAGATCGGGCTGTTGCTGTAGACCCAGACGACCGGCTCCGCGAGGAAGCCGTGCGCAAGGGCTGGGACGTTATTTCGTTGCGAGGCTAA